GGTGTGCCCGTACTCGGGGTGGCCGGGGGTCTTCGAGCCCTGCGTACGGAACGCCTTCAGGTCCTCCAGCTCCAGCTCGTAGCCGGAGAGGAACAGCTGGGTGTACAGGGTCAGCGAGGTGTGCCCGGGGGAGAGGACGAAGCGGTCGCGACCGGCCCACTCGGGGTCGGCCGGGTCATGACGCATCACCTTCTGAAAGATCACGTACGCGGCAGGCGCCAGGCTCATCGCCGTGCCCGGGTGGCCGTTCCCCACCTTCTGCACCGCGTCGGCCGCCAGCAGGCGGGCGGTGTCCACGGCACGCCGGTCGAGGTCGGTCCACTCGAAGCCATCGGATGTCTGCGGGGTCATCTTCAAGAAGTCCTCGTTCAGTGCGGGTGTGCTGACCTGACGCGTTCAAATTTAAAAGTCTGACTTTTTCGAAGAAAGGTCGGGGTGTGTCAGCCTGTGGTGAATCTGGGACAGTGATCGCGCGACGGGACGGCATGAAAAGGACATGGCAGACACAACGCCTCAAGGTGGGGGATGCGGAGCGGGCGGCGAGAGCATCAGAACGTTCCCCTTTCCGACGGAACTGTCCGTCGGCGGCGTCGGCATACAGATCGGCCCCATGGGAACCGACCGCACCTGGCACGCCGACGCCCCGCTGCATCGCGTCCACCGCATCGACTTCCACGTCGTCATGCTCTTCACCGGCGACCCCGTACGCCACATGATCGACTTCGCCGAGTACGAGGCCGGCCCCGGCGACCTGCTGTGGATCCGCCCCGGACAGGTCCACCGGTTCTCCCGGACGAGCGAGTACCGCGGAACCGTCCTGACCATGCAGCCCGGATTTCTGCCGCGCGCCACCGTCGAGGCCACCGGCCTGTACCGCTACGACCTCCCGCCCCTGCTGCACCCCGACCCGCCCCGGCTCGCCGCCCTCCAGGCGGCCCTCGACCAGCTGCGCCGCGAGTACGAGGACACCGCCACGCTCCCGCTCAGTCTGCACACCGCCGTCCTCCGCCACACCCTGACCGCGTTCCTGCTGCGCCTCGCCCATCTCGCGGCCAGCTCCGCGGAGGCCACCCGGCAGCAGACGGACAGCACCTTCACCCGCTTCCGGGACGCCGTCGAGCACGGCTTCGCCACCAACCACAGTGTCAGCGCCTATGCCGACGCCCTCGGCTACTCCCGCCGCACCCTCGTCCGCGCCGTCCGCGCCGCCACCGGCGAGACCCCCAAGGGATTCATCGACAAACGCGTCGTCCTGGAGGCCAAACGCCTCCTCGCCCACACGGACATGCCGATCGGCCGCGTGGGCGTGGCCGTCGGCTTCCCCGACGCGGCGAACTTCTCGAAGTTCTTCCAGCTGCACACCGGGCAGACGCCCGTGGGGTTCCGGGCGGAACTGCGCTAGCGGCGCACGACCGTGACGGTTCGACGGCCCCTGCGGCGCCGCTGTCACAGGGGATGGCCGAATCCGCCGGAAACGATCAATAAGCCCGATCGGGCAAGACGCCGACTCTCATGGCCCCCGCACAAGAGGACGCGAATCAGCGCCTCCGTGGGGTGAGAAGTCGGGGGTTGACCCGTGGAAGAGAGGTCAACCCCCGCTGTTGTGCGGCTTGTTACAGCCGTTCAGTGCCCGAAGTCGAACCAGTTCACGTTCACGAAGTCCGCCGGCTGCCCGCTGGAGAAGGTCAGATAGACGTCGTGGGTGCCCGTCACGGAACTGATATTGGCCGGGACCGTCTGCCACGACTGCCAGCCGCCTGTGTTGCCCACCGCGAAACTGCCGATCGGCGTGCTGGTGGGACTGTCCAGACGCACCTGGACCAGACCGCTGACACCGCTCGCGGCCCCGCTGGCGACCCGGCCGTAGAACTGCGTGGCCGGTGTCGAGCCGAAGTTCACGCCCTTGTACAGCGCCCAGTCACCGTTCGCGATCCAGCCTATGTCCTGGCCGCCGCCGGTGTCGGTGGTGGTCTCGGTGCTCACGCCGGACTGGCTGTCGTAGGACTCGGCCTGGATGGGGCTGTAGGCGTCGCGGTTGCCGGACGGCGGGGGAGTGGTGCCGCCTCCGCCCGACGACTGCAGGACCTGTACGTAGTCCACGACCATCGGATGGCCGGGCTCCGTGGCGCCGGTCGGGCCGCCGCCGAAGGCCGCCGGGAAGCCACCGCCCATCGCCACGTTCAGGATGACGAAGAAGCCGTGGTTCGTGGCGTTGGCCCAGGTCGTCGCGTCCACCTGGTTCGCCGTCACCGTCTGGTAGTTCACCCCGTCGACGGAGAAGCGGATCGCCTCCGGGCTCACCGAGCGGTCCCACTCCATCGTGTAGGTGTGGAAGCCCGACTGGCAGGTGGTGTTCGGACAGGCGGTGGAATTGCCCAGGCCCGTCGTCTCGTTGCAGGGGCCGCCGGGGCTGGTGCCGCAGTGCATGGTGGCCCACGTCTTGTCCAGGCCGTTGACGTTCTCCATGACGTCCAGCTCGCCGACGCCCGGCCAGTTCTGGTAGTTGCCGCGGTACGGCGCGCCCAGCATCCAGAAGGCCGGCCAGTAACCCGCGGCCGCGTCCCCGGTCACGTTCGGCATCTGGATCCGGGCCTCCACGCGCAGCTTGCCGCCGACCGGGGGCTGGAAGTCGGTGCGGGTGGTCTCGAGGCGCCCGGACGTCCAGTTGCCGGAGGCGTCGCGGCGCGGGGTGATGAGCAGATCGCCGTTGCCGTCGAGTGCGACGTTGTTCGTGCCGGACGTCATCGACTCGACCTCGCCGGTGCCCCAGTTCGCGGCACCGCCCGGATACGAGGTGCCGGTGTCGTACTGCCAGTTGGAGGTGTTGACGCCGGATCCGGCCGCACCGTCGAAGTCGTCCAGGAAGACCTGGGTCCAGCCGGACGGCACGCCGGGTGCGGAGGCGCTGGCGGGGAGGGTGGCGGTCGTGGCGGCCGCGGCCGCCAGGCCGAGGGTGGCGAGTACGGCGACGAGGGAGCGACGGAACGACCGCCGCCGTCTGTGATCCGCAGGGGGTATACCGGAGGTTTCACTCATGGGGTGCCTCTCGGGTACGGAGTGGGGTGCGCGGGTGTGCCTTTGAGGGTGCCAGGGCTGGCTGAGAGCGCTCTCAAAGTGGGCCCAATGTGCTCCCCGCGCCCGCGGTCGTCAAGACTTGAAACAAGGAATCTCCTTGTTTCTCAACGGAGTTCACATGGTGAAGCCGACCCTACGACGGCGTCGTGCGGTGGGACGCGCTCCCTCCGCCCTATCGTGGCCCGGTACGGTCATCCCCCCGGACCGAGGACAGTGCATGAATGGATCTCCGGCGAGTGTCGTCGAAGCGGCCTTCCGGTACTACCTGTCACAGGACCGCGAAGCGGCCCTCCTCCTCTACACCGACGACTTCACCTTCACCAGTCCCCAGGACGACCACATCGACAAGGCGACATTCTTCGAGCGCTGCTTCCCCACCGCCGACCGGCTCACCGAGCAGCGCCTGCTGCACGTCGTCGCCGCGGACGACGAGGTGGTCCTCGTCCAGTACGAGTACGAGCTGGCTGGCGGAGACCGTTACCGCAACATGGAGGCGATCACCGTCCGCGACGGTCTCATCCGGGAGGTGCAGGTCTACTTCGGCGGCAAGGTGTGAACCGGCCGCCAGCCCAGCGCCCGTGAGATGCCCCGGGCGGCCAGTCGTACCGCCGGGGTCAGCGCCGGCACCTGGGCGGCCTCCTGGGGCACCACCAAGGACACCGCCGCGACCACGTTCCCGTCCGGTCCACGCACCGGTGCCGCCACCGACAGCGCGTCCAGCGTGACCTGACGCTCACTCACCGCGACGCCCGAGCGGCGCACTTCGGCGAGAGCGCGCCGCAGCCGCGCCGGATCGGTGATCGTGTACGGGGTGAAGGCGGGCAGCGGTCCGGCGCAGTACTCCTCCTGCGCGTCCGGGCTGTCGTGCGCGAGGAGGGCGAGGCCGACGCCGGTGGCGTGCAGCGGCCAGCGCCGGCCGACGCGGATGTGCACGCCCACCGCCGAACGGCCCGACAGCCACTCGACATAGACGACCTCCGCCCCGTCCCGCACCGCCAACTGCACGTTCTCGTGCGTCGCTTCGTACAGGTCCTCCAGATACGGCAGCGCCAGCTGTCTGAGGCCCAGGCCGCGCGGGGCGAGCGCGGCCACTTCCCACAGCCGCAGCCCCACGTGGTACACCCCGGACGCATCGCGTTCCAGCGCACCCCACGTGGTCAGGGCGGCCGCCAGGCGGTGTGCGGTGGTCAGGCTGAGCCCGGCCCGGCGGCTGATGTCCGTCAGCGACAGAGCGGGGTGCTCGTGGTCGAACGCGGCGAGCACGGCCAGCAGCCGGTCGGCCGCGGACCGCTCGCTCACGCGCACCTCACCCCGTCGCCGTACGTCCAGGCTCGGATCGTAGCCGACCACCGCCGAGGGCCAGGACGCCGTGGTTCACCGGCCCCCGGCCACACCGACGAAGACGGGGTTCGAGTAGGACCAGGTGTCGGCCCATGGGTCGCC
The genomic region above belongs to Streptomyces sp. CG1 and contains:
- a CDS encoding helix-turn-helix domain-containing protein is translated as MADTTPQGGGCGAGGESIRTFPFPTELSVGGVGIQIGPMGTDRTWHADAPLHRVHRIDFHVVMLFTGDPVRHMIDFAEYEAGPGDLLWIRPGQVHRFSRTSEYRGTVLTMQPGFLPRATVEATGLYRYDLPPLLHPDPPRLAALQAALDQLRREYEDTATLPLSLHTAVLRHTLTAFLLRLAHLAASSAEATRQQTDSTFTRFRDAVEHGFATNHSVSAYADALGYSRRTLVRAVRAATGETPKGFIDKRVVLEAKRLLAHTDMPIGRVGVAVGFPDAANFSKFFQLHTGQTPVGFRAELR
- a CDS encoding glycoside hydrolase family 16 protein, with protein sequence MSETSGIPPADHRRRRSFRRSLVAVLATLGLAAAAATTATLPASASAPGVPSGWTQVFLDDFDGAAGSGVNTSNWQYDTGTSYPGGAANWGTGEVESMTSGTNNVALDGNGDLLITPRRDASGNWTSGRLETTRTDFQPPVGGKLRVEARIQMPNVTGDAAAGYWPAFWMLGAPYRGNYQNWPGVGELDVMENVNGLDKTWATMHCGTSPGGPCNETTGLGNSTACPNTTCQSGFHTYTMEWDRSVSPEAIRFSVDGVNYQTVTANQVDATTWANATNHGFFVILNVAMGGGFPAAFGGGPTGATEPGHPMVVDYVQVLQSSGGGGTTPPPSGNRDAYSPIQAESYDSQSGVSTETTTDTGGGQDIGWIANGDWALYKGVNFGSTPATQFYGRVASGAASGVSGLVQVRLDSPTSTPIGSFAVGNTGGWQSWQTVPANISSVTGTHDVYLTFSSGQPADFVNVNWFDFGH
- a CDS encoding nuclear transport factor 2 family protein, coding for MNGSPASVVEAAFRYYLSQDREAALLLYTDDFTFTSPQDDHIDKATFFERCFPTADRLTEQRLLHVVAADDEVVLVQYEYELAGGDRYRNMEAITVRDGLIREVQVYFGGKV
- a CDS encoding IclR family transcriptional regulator; protein product: MSERSAADRLLAVLAAFDHEHPALSLTDISRRAGLSLTTAHRLAAALTTWGALERDASGVYHVGLRLWEVAALAPRGLGLRQLALPYLEDLYEATHENVQLAVRDGAEVVYVEWLSGRSAVGVHIRVGRRWPLHATGVGLALLAHDSPDAQEEYCAGPLPAFTPYTITDPARLRRALAEVRRSGVAVSERQVTLDALSVAAPVRGPDGNVVAAVSLVVPQEAAQVPALTPAVRLAARGISRALGWRPVHTLPPK